The proteins below are encoded in one region of Paralysiella testudinis:
- a CDS encoding DUF484 family protein, with protein sequence MALNEQTVLAYVQQHPEFLQTHAQTLGIRADETKILSFNQGSLNVLKQKTERMAAQLAQMLDDAERNRSTTAKLLAFNHRLLAANTVGQLAQACSDSLSEDFALPHHVLKLMQAPANKARIPQALQAADNSALKKAWGKLSAPQCGQHLPEPVAALLANKPPLGSFLQLPVWRGNVLLAVLLIGHEDAAYFHADLETDLVAEMAQSLSVALGRMMGLAA encoded by the coding sequence ATGGCATTAAACGAACAAACGGTGCTGGCCTATGTGCAGCAGCACCCCGAATTTTTGCAAACCCATGCCCAAACCTTGGGCATCCGTGCCGATGAAACCAAAATCCTGTCGTTCAACCAAGGCAGCCTGAATGTTTTGAAGCAGAAAACCGAGCGCATGGCCGCGCAATTGGCGCAAATGCTGGACGATGCCGAGCGCAACCGCAGCACCACTGCCAAATTGCTGGCGTTTAACCACCGCCTGCTGGCCGCCAATACCGTAGGCCAGTTGGCGCAGGCGTGTAGCGACAGCCTCAGCGAAGATTTTGCCTTGCCGCATCATGTGCTGAAACTCATGCAAGCCCCGGCGAATAAAGCGCGTATCCCGCAGGCTTTGCAGGCCGCCGATAACAGCGCCTTGAAAAAAGCGTGGGGAAAGCTGTCGGCACCACAATGCGGCCAACACCTGCCGGAGCCGGTGGCCGCATTGTTGGCAAACAAGCCGCCTTTGGGCAGCTTTTTACAGCTGCCGGTGTGGCGTGGCAATGTTTTGCTGGCGGTGTTGCTGATTGGGCATGAAGACGCCGCTTATTTTCATGCCGATTTGGAAACCGATTTGGTGGCCGAAATGGCACAAAGCTTAAGTGTAGCACTGGGGCGGATGATGGGCTTGGCCGCATGA
- the dapF gene encoding diaminopimelate epimerase, protein MNTLKFTKMHGLGNDFMVVDGINQRFDPAAAPIAAWASRHTGIGFDQLLLIEAPQTAVGDFRYRIFNADGSEVEQCGNGARCFVRFVTDKQLTYKREIVVETAGGIILPRLADNGLVDVDMGKPLFAPEYIPFKPISQEDARAQTHTVLVGTEPIPVSCVNMGNPHAVIVVDDVAAAPVARLGEAIESHPQFPQRVNVGFMQVLSPQHIKLRVFERGTGETQACGTGACAAAVAGIRLGLLDAEAPVQVDLPGGSLHIRWAGSDADHVLMTGPAQTVFEGEVSY, encoded by the coding sequence ATGAACACTTTAAAATTCACCAAAATGCATGGCTTGGGCAATGATTTTATGGTGGTAGACGGCATCAATCAGCGCTTTGATCCGGCCGCCGCGCCGATTGCCGCTTGGGCCAGCCGCCACACCGGCATCGGCTTTGACCAATTGCTGCTGATTGAAGCACCGCAAACGGCGGTGGGCGATTTCCGCTACCGTATTTTCAATGCCGACGGCAGCGAAGTAGAGCAATGCGGCAACGGCGCGCGCTGCTTTGTGCGTTTTGTTACCGACAAACAGCTTACCTACAAGCGTGAAATCGTGGTGGAAACCGCCGGCGGCATTATTTTGCCCCGGCTGGCCGACAACGGCTTGGTGGATGTGGATATGGGCAAGCCGCTGTTTGCGCCCGAGTACATTCCGTTTAAGCCCATTTCCCAGGAAGACGCCCGCGCGCAAACCCACACCGTATTGGTGGGCACCGAGCCGATTCCGGTGAGCTGCGTCAATATGGGCAACCCGCATGCGGTGATTGTGGTCGACGATGTGGCCGCCGCTCCGGTGGCGCGTTTGGGCGAGGCGATTGAATCGCACCCGCAATTTCCGCAGCGGGTGAATGTGGGCTTTATGCAGGTATTGTCGCCACAGCACATCAAGCTGCGCGTATTCGAGCGCGGCACCGGCGAAACCCAAGCCTGCGGCACCGGCGCTTGTGCCGCTGCGGTGGCGGGCATTCGCTTAGGGCTGCTGGATGCCGAGGCGCCGGTGCAAGTGGATTTGCCCGGTGGCAGCTTGCATATTCGTTGGGCCGGCAGCGACGCTGATCATGTGTTGATGACCGGCCCGGCACAAACTGTTTTTGAAGGGGAAGTGAGCTACTGA
- a CDS encoding DUF4442 domain-containing protein produces the protein MRIENTMARQLRQLDKFPAGWKVWLQTQIMGRFVPFLKTAGLRFERISHEEVCVSVQNRKKIQNHINGVHACAMALLAETATGFVTNMNTPDDKLILLKAMHINYTRRSVGNMRAVAQINDEQAAMIAQEERGNLVVPCTVYDDSGEQPVEVEMTWAWVPKQKKEDAAV, from the coding sequence ATGCGTATTGAAAACACCATGGCGCGCCAACTGCGCCAATTAGACAAATTTCCCGCCGGCTGGAAAGTATGGCTGCAAACCCAGATTATGGGCCGCTTTGTGCCGTTTCTGAAAACCGCCGGGTTGCGCTTTGAGCGCATCAGCCACGAAGAAGTGTGCGTGAGCGTGCAAAACCGCAAGAAAATCCAAAACCACATCAACGGCGTGCACGCCTGCGCCATGGCACTGCTGGCCGAAACCGCCACCGGCTTTGTCACCAATATGAACACGCCCGACGATAAGCTGATTTTGCTCAAAGCCATGCACATCAACTACACCCGCCGCTCGGTGGGCAATATGCGTGCGGTGGCGCAGATTAACGACGAACAAGCCGCCATGATTGCGCAAGAAGAACGCGGCAATCTGGTGGTGCCCTGCACGGTATACGACGACAGCGGCGAGCAGCCGGTGGAAGTGGAAATGACCTGGGCCTGGGTGCCGAAGCAGAAAAAAGAAGATGCCGCGGTTTGA
- a CDS encoding isochorismatase family protein has protein sequence MLLNTDESALLIVDVQSRLLPALSHPEALLERTVWLAKLAATLNIPTVISEHCPDKIGHTDAAVMAAAPAALVVKKQDFSVCAEGCLNTGMLGGANQIVLAGIEAHVCVLQTALDLRQRGYRVFVVADAVDSRAAADRELALTRLRDNRCQVVSSEMVAFEWLGSARHPQFKAVHRDFIR, from the coding sequence ATGTTACTGAATACCGACGAATCCGCTCTATTGATTGTCGATGTGCAAAGCCGTCTGCTGCCGGCCCTCAGCCACCCCGAAGCCTTGCTGGAGCGTACCGTGTGGCTGGCCAAACTGGCGGCCACTTTAAACATTCCCACCGTGATTTCCGAGCATTGCCCCGACAAAATCGGCCACACCGATGCCGCCGTAATGGCTGCGGCACCGGCTGCGTTGGTGGTAAAAAAACAGGATTTTTCCGTGTGTGCCGAAGGCTGCCTGAATACCGGCATGCTCGGCGGTGCCAACCAAATTGTCTTGGCCGGTATTGAAGCGCACGTGTGCGTGCTGCAAACCGCGCTGGATTTGCGCCAACGCGGCTATCGGGTGTTTGTGGTGGCCGATGCGGTGGATTCACGCGCCGCTGCCGACCGTGAGCTGGCCTTAACCCGCCTGCGAGACAACCGCTGCCAAGTGGTAAGCAGCGAAATGGTGGCGTTCGAATGGCTGGGCAGCGCCCGCCACCCGCAATTCAAAGCAGTGCACCGCGACTTTATCCGTTGA